Proteins encoded within one genomic window of Panicum virgatum strain AP13 chromosome 1N, P.virgatum_v5, whole genome shotgun sequence:
- the LOC120655810 gene encoding chaperone protein DnaJ-like, with the protein MVAPVVIASAGLGMLAGLAMANRSLGDGLPAASRWDARPRCATCGGSGRVECLCNRWSDGDSGCRTCAGSGRMPCRSCGGSGTGRPLPARLTVQHQKPPPPAGYN; encoded by the coding sequence ATGGTGGCGCCGGTGGTGATCGCGTCGGCGGGGCTCGGCATGCTGGCGGGCCTGGCGATGGCGAACCGGTCGCTGGGGGACGGGCTCCCGGCGGCGTCCAGGTGGGACGCGCGCCCGCGCTGCGCCACGTGCGGCGGCTCCGGCCGGGTCGAGTGCCTGTGCAACCGCTGGTCCGACGGCGACTCCGGCTGCCGGACCTGCGCCGGCTCGGGCAGGATGCCCTGCCGCAGCTGCGGCGGGTCCGGCACGGGAAGGCCGCTCCCCGCGCGGCTCACCGTCCAGCAccagaagccgccgccgccggccggctacAACTGA